A single region of the Gadus morhua chromosome 5, gadMor3.0, whole genome shotgun sequence genome encodes:
- the LOC115544491 gene encoding dr1-associated corepressor isoform X1: MPARKRKPNVRFSPGRIKKMMQKDAEVGRIAAVVPVLISRALELLVRGLLVETCLIAQAQLSSIVLLAHMKQCIESEKRFHFLNELTETATTITAHRDARTLSMWSLYRSTGMDLSYRYRTKPKTMSVKEPLKVAERTSKTKPRSQADSSSDSDSPLYICL, from the exons ATGCCGGCAAGAAAGAGAAAACCCAACGTTCGTTTTTCACCT GGTCGGATTAAGAAGATGATGCAGAAAGATGCGGAGGTGGGTCGTATCGCCGCCGTGGTGCCTGTGCTGATCT CCCGTGCCTTGGAGCTGCTGGTCCGGGGTCTTCTGGTCGAGACCTGCCTCATCGCCCAGGCCCAGCTCAGCTCCATAGTCCTGCTTGCTCACAT GAAACAGTGCATCGAGTCTGAGAAACGCTTCCACTTCCTGAACGAGCTGACGGAGACGGCCACCACCATCACGGCCCACAGAGACGCCAGGACTCTCAGCATGTGGTCCTTGTACAG GTCAACGGGGATGGACTTGTCTTACCGGTACAG GACTAAACCGAAGACTATGTCTGTCAAAGAACCATTGAAGGTAGCAGAACGGACCTCCAAAACAAAGCCAAGGAGCCAAGCGGACAGTTCCAGT GACTCTGATTCTCCGTTGTACATCTGCTTGTGA
- the LOC115544491 gene encoding dr1-associated corepressor isoform X2, translating to MPARKRKPNVRFSPGRIKKMMQKDAEVGRIAAVVPVLISRALELLVRGLLVETCLIAQAQLSSIVLLAHMKQCIESEKRFHFLNELTETATTITAHRDARTLSMWSLYRTKPKTMSVKEPLKVAERTSKTKPRSQADSSSDSDSPLYICL from the exons ATGCCGGCAAGAAAGAGAAAACCCAACGTTCGTTTTTCACCT GGTCGGATTAAGAAGATGATGCAGAAAGATGCGGAGGTGGGTCGTATCGCCGCCGTGGTGCCTGTGCTGATCT CCCGTGCCTTGGAGCTGCTGGTCCGGGGTCTTCTGGTCGAGACCTGCCTCATCGCCCAGGCCCAGCTCAGCTCCATAGTCCTGCTTGCTCACAT GAAACAGTGCATCGAGTCTGAGAAACGCTTCCACTTCCTGAACGAGCTGACGGAGACGGCCACCACCATCACGGCCCACAGAGACGCCAGGACTCTCAGCATGTGGTCCTTGTACAG GACTAAACCGAAGACTATGTCTGTCAAAGAACCATTGAAGGTAGCAGAACGGACCTCCAAAACAAAGCCAAGGAGCCAAGCGGACAGTTCCAGT GACTCTGATTCTCCGTTGTACATCTGCTTGTGA